GCTGCAGGCGCTGCAGATAGCGCTGATAAAGGGTGTCGTATTCGGCCTGGCGCGCGGCGTCCGGCTCGGTGCGGGTGGCCGGATCCAGGGCGACAAAGCGCTGACAGAGTCTTGCCAGCAGCGGGCTGAACGGTGGCGTGTGTTCATCCGCCAGCGCTGTCATCCACATCGCCTGAATCGCCCCGCCCAGCGCGGCCGCTTCGCCGACCTGCAGGCAGATAACCGGGCAGCCCATCACGTCGGCGACAATCTGCCGCCACGCCGCGCTGCGCGAGCCGCCGCCGGTCAGGCGGATCTCACTCACCGTTATTCCCTGCTGGCGGAACAGCTCAATGCCGTAGCGCAGGCCGTAGGTGGCGCTCTCCACCACCGCCCGCACCAGGTTGGCGCGGGTAAAGTTGTCGCTGCCGAGGTTGTGCAGGCTGGCGCGGGCGTGCGGCAGCGGCGGTACGCGTTCGCCGTTAAAGAACGGCAGCATCTCCACGCCGCCGGCGCCCGGCGCGGCCTGCTCCAGCAGCCGGTTAAAGCCGGCGATATCTTCCTGCAGCAGGGTCTGCACCGTGCTGGTCGCGGAGGTGACGTTCATGGTGCAGATCAGCGGCAGCCAGCCATTATCGCTGGAACAGAAACCGGCCACCTCCGCAGAGGGCGAGGCCAGCGGTTCCGGCGACCAGGCGAACAGCGTGCCGGAGGTGCCGAGGCTGAGCGTGACCACCCCGGGGGCGATGGTGCCGGAGCCGATGGCGCTCATCATATTGTCGCCGCCGCCGGTGGCAACGCGGGTGGCCGGGGAGAGCCCCAGCGCCGCCGCCGCTTCCGGCCGCAGGGTACCGATGC
This portion of the Erwinia sp. E602 genome encodes:
- the xylB gene encoding xylulokinase, translated to MALYAGIDCGTQGTKVVIVDGDTGTLLGEGSAAHQLIADASGRREQQADWWIEALISAFHQAVAAAGVAAADIVALGVSGQQHGFVPLDEQGKVLHNVKLWCDTETDAENQQLIAALGGVPAALAQLGLLPATGYTASKILWFRQHHPEKWAQLHSVLLPHDYLNFWLTGERVAEYGDASGTGLLDVRSRQWDRRTVELIDDSGRLWNALPPLLSAGQCIGTLRPEAAAALGLSPATRVATGGGDNMMSAIGSGTIAPGVVTLSLGTSGTLFAWSPEPLASPSAEVAGFCSSDNGWLPLICTMNVTSATSTVQTLLQEDIAGFNRLLEQAAPGAGGVEMLPFFNGERVPPLPHARASLHNLGSDNFTRANLVRAVVESATYGLRYGIELFRQQGITVSEIRLTGGGSRSAAWRQIVADVMGCPVICLQVGEAAALGGAIQAMWMTALADEHTPPFSPLLARLCQRFVALDPATRTEPDAARQAEYDTLYQRYLQRLQQSYPEVQP